From the Rhodococcus sp. NBC_00297 genome, one window contains:
- the ilvA gene encoding threonine ammonia-lyase IlvA, which translates to MTETTSRTDAAAPTADDIDAAAVRLRDVATRTPLEFCERLSEQTGARIHLKREDLQRVRSYKLRGAYNLMLQLDDDERAVGVVAASAGNHAQGVAFACRALGIRGRIYVPTNTPKQKRDRIAFHGGDMVQVISVGSTFDAAAAAALADVRTTGATIVPPFDDPRTVAGQGTIAAEILEQLGAAPDVVVVAVGGGGCMTGMSAYLAERSPNTSVVGAEPTGAASMAAALMAGGPVTLDEIDPFVDGAAVRRIGDLPYRVVSSLGATVASHASVTVGAGHDGRGSVVVTQVDEGAICTAMLDLYQSEGIIAEPAGALSVAALSQIDIPAGSSVVCLISGGNNDVSRYGEILERSLVHKGLKHYFLVDFPQEPGALRTFLDVVLGPEDDVTLFEYVKRNNRETGAALVGIELGSAAGLSSLLERMETSPMHVEHLEPGSPAYRYLT; encoded by the coding sequence GTGACCGAGACGACGAGCCGTACCGACGCCGCTGCGCCGACCGCAGACGACATCGATGCCGCGGCCGTCCGGCTGCGGGACGTGGCCACCCGCACCCCGCTCGAGTTCTGCGAGCGGTTGTCCGAGCAGACGGGTGCGCGGATCCACCTCAAGCGCGAGGATCTCCAGCGCGTGCGCTCGTACAAGTTGCGCGGCGCGTACAACCTCATGCTGCAACTCGACGACGACGAGCGTGCGGTCGGTGTCGTGGCGGCGAGCGCCGGCAATCACGCGCAGGGTGTCGCGTTCGCGTGCCGGGCGCTCGGCATCCGCGGTCGCATCTACGTGCCGACCAACACCCCGAAGCAGAAGCGCGATCGCATCGCCTTCCACGGCGGCGACATGGTGCAGGTCATCAGCGTCGGTTCCACCTTCGATGCGGCCGCGGCGGCCGCCCTCGCCGACGTCCGCACCACCGGTGCCACCATCGTGCCGCCGTTCGACGACCCGAGAACCGTGGCGGGACAGGGAACCATCGCCGCGGAGATCCTGGAGCAACTCGGTGCCGCTCCGGACGTCGTCGTGGTCGCGGTGGGCGGTGGTGGGTGCATGACGGGCATGTCGGCGTACCTCGCCGAGCGGTCGCCGAACACCTCCGTCGTCGGTGCGGAACCCACCGGCGCCGCATCCATGGCGGCGGCGCTCATGGCCGGCGGCCCCGTCACACTCGACGAGATCGACCCGTTCGTCGACGGCGCCGCCGTGCGCCGGATCGGCGATCTCCCGTACCGGGTCGTGTCGTCGCTCGGCGCGACCGTCGCCTCGCATGCCTCGGTGACGGTCGGTGCGGGCCACGACGGACGCGGGTCGGTGGTGGTCACGCAGGTGGACGAGGGTGCCATCTGCACCGCGATGCTGGATCTCTACCAGAGTGAGGGCATCATCGCCGAACCCGCCGGAGCGCTGTCGGTGGCCGCGCTGTCGCAGATCGACATCCCGGCCGGCTCGTCCGTCGTGTGCCTGATCTCGGGCGGTAACAACGACGTCTCGCGCTACGGGGAGATTCTCGAACGGTCGCTCGTGCACAAGGGGCTCAAGCACTACTTCCTCGTCGATTTCCCGCAGGAGCCGGGCGCACTGCGCACGTTCCTCGACGTCGTTCTCGGTCCGGAGGACGACGTGACGCTGTTCGAGTACGTCAAGCGCAACAATCGCGAGACGGGTGCCGCGCTGGTGGGTATCGAGCTCGGTTCGGCCGCGGGCCTGTCGTCCCTCCTCGAGCGGATGGAGACGTCGCCGATGCACGTCGAGCATCTCGAGCCCGGGTCTCCCGCATACCGCTACCTGACCTGA
- a CDS encoding TetR/AcrR family transcriptional regulator codes for MAADTRDRILDALETLLLDDGADKATLEAVASRAGVSKGGLLYHFPSKDAMMAALVRRLGERSDVQRVEAEAAGTSLAQWYLQPPDASSAEEVALYRSTLAALRSIDGRPGEVQQAVIDVMGMWDRALQREVTDPVQAEIVRLVGDGIYLAALLGLPHTPPDLHRDVVERLLGGGSSSVDPSGQGSAG; via the coding sequence ATGGCAGCCGACACACGCGACCGCATCCTGGACGCCCTCGAGACGCTGCTCCTCGACGACGGCGCGGACAAGGCCACCCTCGAGGCGGTGGCCTCTCGGGCCGGCGTCTCGAAAGGTGGTCTGCTGTACCACTTCCCCAGCAAGGACGCGATGATGGCCGCGCTGGTGCGTCGCCTCGGTGAACGATCCGACGTCCAACGCGTCGAGGCGGAGGCCGCCGGCACCTCGCTGGCGCAGTGGTATCTCCAGCCACCGGACGCCTCGTCCGCCGAGGAGGTGGCGCTCTACCGCTCCACTCTCGCCGCGCTGCGCAGCATCGACGGCAGACCCGGCGAGGTGCAGCAGGCCGTCATCGACGTCATGGGCATGTGGGACCGCGCGCTGCAGCGCGAGGTGACCGATCCGGTGCAGGCCGAGATCGTGCGGCTGGTGGGCGACGGCATCTATCTCGCCGCGCTGCTCGGCCTCCCCCACACACCGCCCGACCTGCACCGTGACGTGGTCGAACGGCTCCTCGGTGGCGGTTCGAGCAGTGTCGACCCGAGCGGTCAGGGGTCGGCCGGATGA
- a CDS encoding MFS transporter, which translates to MSVSPAASVQPNPDDLVPAGATRRDWLGLVVLAGAVMLIAVDGTVLDIALPFLSADLRPSSTELLWIIDVYSFVLAGLLVTMGTVGDRIGRRRLLLIGAVGFGLSSVLAAFAVDPAMMIAARVLQGISGATLMPATLGLIRTMFQVRRERTLAIGVWGAMAGGGAAAGPLVGGWLLEHFWWGSVFLINVPIMIALVVVGPFTIPESKDPEPGRFDVPSAALSILAIVPVVYAIKETAAHGPHPSMIPVALVGLAAGTVFVRRQGRLAAPMIDLTLFAQRRFSTAVATNLLSVFALAGVLFFGSQYLQSVLGTSPLEAGLIMLPGTATSIVASLAAAHLVRRWEAGTVLAVGLGVSAAGALLLTRLGQTDGIAVFMASFVLVGVGAGLALTLTSDLVVASVPAPRAGAASAISETAYELGIALGVALLGSVVMAVFRGGIDTSALDPDTASGARETIGEAVSLARTLPAELGDALTSSAGAAFVDGMHVAAVATAIVLAANALLVALALRGSHAGDARAEPESHSSGTHSSTTKE; encoded by the coding sequence GTGTCCGTGTCCCCGGCAGCGTCCGTGCAGCCGAATCCCGACGATCTCGTACCGGCCGGCGCCACCCGCCGCGACTGGCTCGGTCTGGTGGTGCTGGCCGGTGCCGTGATGCTCATCGCCGTCGACGGCACCGTCCTCGACATCGCGCTGCCGTTCCTCAGCGCGGATCTCCGCCCGAGCAGCACCGAGCTGCTGTGGATCATCGACGTCTACTCGTTCGTCCTCGCCGGCCTGCTGGTCACCATGGGCACTGTCGGCGACCGCATCGGACGACGGCGGTTGCTCCTGATCGGCGCGGTCGGCTTCGGGCTGTCCTCGGTGCTCGCCGCCTTCGCGGTCGACCCCGCGATGATGATCGCGGCCCGTGTGCTGCAGGGAATCTCGGGTGCCACGTTGATGCCCGCCACCCTGGGCCTGATCCGCACGATGTTCCAGGTGCGGCGTGAACGCACGCTCGCGATCGGTGTCTGGGGTGCCATGGCTGGCGGCGGCGCGGCGGCGGGTCCTCTGGTGGGCGGGTGGCTTCTCGAGCACTTCTGGTGGGGCTCGGTCTTCCTGATCAACGTGCCGATCATGATCGCGCTGGTCGTCGTCGGTCCGTTCACCATCCCGGAGTCCAAGGATCCGGAACCGGGCCGATTCGACGTACCCAGCGCCGCGCTGTCGATCCTGGCCATCGTTCCCGTCGTCTACGCGATCAAGGAGACCGCCGCTCACGGGCCGCACCCGTCGATGATTCCGGTCGCGCTGGTCGGTCTGGCCGCGGGCACCGTCTTCGTCCGCCGGCAGGGCCGACTCGCCGCTCCGATGATCGACCTGACGCTGTTCGCGCAGCGTCGCTTCTCGACGGCCGTCGCGACGAACCTGCTGTCCGTCTTCGCGCTGGCGGGAGTCCTGTTCTTCGGCTCGCAGTACCTGCAGTCGGTTCTCGGCACGTCCCCTCTGGAGGCCGGTCTGATCATGCTGCCGGGAACGGCGACGAGCATCGTCGCGTCGCTCGCCGCCGCACATCTCGTACGCCGCTGGGAGGCGGGCACCGTTCTCGCCGTGGGACTCGGGGTCTCCGCGGCGGGGGCACTGCTCCTGACACGTCTCGGTCAGACCGACGGCATCGCCGTGTTCATGGCGTCGTTCGTCCTGGTCGGTGTCGGCGCTGGCCTCGCGCTGACGCTGACGTCGGATCTGGTGGTCGCCTCGGTTCCCGCGCCGCGCGCCGGCGCAGCGTCCGCGATCTCCGAGACGGCGTACGAACTCGGGATCGCTCTCGGCGTCGCGTTGCTCGGTTCGGTGGTGATGGCCGTGTTCCGTGGCGGTATCGACACGTCGGCGCTCGACCCGGACACCGCGTCGGGTGCCCGCGAGACCATCGGCGAGGCGGTCTCGCTCGCGCGGACGCTACCGGCGGAACTCGGTGACGCTCTGACCAGTTCGGCCGGCGCCGCCTTCGTCGACGGGATGCACGTCGCGGCGGTGGCCACCGCGATCGTGCTCGCCGCCAACGCTCTCCTCGTGGCTCTGGCTCTGCGTGGCTCGCACGCCGGCGACGCGCGGGCCGAGCCGGAAAGTCACTCCAGCGGAACTCACTCCAGCACGACGAAGGAGTGA
- the treZ gene encoding malto-oligosyltrehalose trehalohydrolase, producing the protein MSTPVRAASRTTGPRTFAVWAPTPERVRLHLDGDLHPMTEKDGWWSAEVPAADGARYGFVLDDDDAVIPDPRSPRQPDGVHEASALYSADTFAWTDDAWTGRPLAGGVLYELHIGTFTAEGTFDAAIDRLDHLVDLGVTFVEVMPVNGFNGTHNWGYDGVLWYTVHEGYGGPEGFQRFVDACHARGLAVTLDVVYNHLGPSGNYLEKFGPYMSEGANSWGQTVNVAGAESDTVRRYIIDNALRWFEQFHVDALRLDAVHALADTTATHILEQLAVETEALSAHVGRPLSLVAESDLNDPTLITPRAGGGYGLTAQWDDDVHHAVHAAVSGERQGYFGDFGSMQCLATTITQGFFHAGTYSTFRGRVHGRPLDRRVLPASSLVAYTTTHDQVGNRAIGDRPGFSLTPGQLAVKAALILLSPFTPMLFMGEEFDASTPFQFFTSHPEPELGEATAKGRKAEFASHGWDSEDIPDPQDPATFENSKLNWDEVTEGDHARLLDCYRALLALRAQRTEITNPWLTGVHVDYDEDARWIVIHRAHPTAGRGLSIACNLTDSPVTVPVGGSPLLWWDEPTPNATASATTVPGHSFVVLE; encoded by the coding sequence ATGAGCACTCCGGTTCGCGCCGCTTCCCGCACCACTGGACCCCGGACGTTCGCGGTCTGGGCACCCACACCCGAACGGGTCCGACTGCACCTCGACGGCGACCTGCACCCGATGACCGAGAAGGACGGGTGGTGGAGCGCCGAGGTGCCCGCCGCCGACGGTGCCCGGTACGGCTTCGTCCTGGACGACGACGATGCGGTGATCCCGGATCCGCGCTCGCCGCGGCAGCCGGACGGCGTGCACGAGGCGTCGGCGCTGTACTCCGCGGACACCTTCGCGTGGACCGACGACGCGTGGACGGGTCGCCCGCTGGCGGGCGGCGTGCTGTACGAACTGCACATCGGCACCTTCACCGCGGAGGGGACGTTCGACGCGGCGATCGACCGACTCGATCACCTCGTCGACCTCGGCGTGACGTTCGTGGAGGTCATGCCCGTCAACGGTTTCAACGGGACACACAACTGGGGCTACGACGGCGTCCTCTGGTACACCGTCCACGAGGGCTACGGCGGTCCGGAAGGTTTCCAGCGGTTCGTCGACGCCTGCCACGCCCGGGGGCTGGCCGTCACGCTCGACGTGGTCTACAACCACCTGGGTCCGTCAGGCAACTACCTCGAGAAGTTCGGCCCGTACATGTCCGAGGGTGCGAACTCCTGGGGACAGACGGTCAACGTGGCCGGCGCGGAGTCGGACACGGTGCGGCGCTACATCATCGACAACGCACTGCGGTGGTTCGAGCAGTTCCACGTGGACGCGCTCCGTCTCGATGCGGTGCACGCCCTGGCCGACACCACGGCCACCCACATCCTCGAGCAGCTCGCCGTGGAGACCGAGGCCCTGTCGGCGCACGTCGGTCGACCCCTGAGCCTGGTCGCGGAGAGTGACCTCAACGACCCGACGCTCATCACTCCCCGAGCGGGCGGCGGGTACGGCCTCACTGCCCAGTGGGACGACGACGTCCACCATGCCGTGCACGCAGCGGTGTCCGGCGAACGTCAGGGCTACTTCGGTGACTTCGGCTCGATGCAGTGCCTCGCGACCACCATCACGCAGGGCTTCTTCCACGCCGGGACGTATTCGACCTTCCGTGGCCGCGTGCACGGTCGACCCCTGGACCGACGGGTGCTCCCGGCGAGCTCGCTCGTCGCGTACACCACGACGCACGATCAGGTGGGCAACCGCGCAATCGGCGATCGTCCCGGCTTCTCACTCACGCCGGGGCAGCTGGCGGTCAAGGCGGCGCTGATCCTGTTGTCCCCCTTCACCCCGATGCTCTTCATGGGTGAGGAGTTCGACGCCTCCACCCCGTTCCAGTTCTTCACCTCCCATCCCGAACCCGAGCTGGGTGAGGCCACCGCGAAGGGCCGCAAGGCCGAGTTCGCGTCCCACGGGTGGGACAGCGAGGACATCCCCGACCCGCAGGATCCCGCGACGTTCGAGAACTCGAAGCTGAACTGGGACGAGGTCACCGAGGGCGATCACGCCCGCCTACTCGACTGCTACCGAGCACTTCTGGCGTTGCGCGCCCAGCGCACCGAAATCACGAACCCGTGGTTGACCGGCGTGCACGTCGACTACGACGAGGACGCCCGATGGATCGTGATCCACCGGGCGCACCCCACCGCGGGCCGTGGTCTGAGCATCGCGTGCAACCTCACCGACTCGCCGGTGACAGTGCCGGTGGGCGGCTCACCGCTGCTGTGGTGGGACGAGCCGACGCCGAACGCGACCGCGTCGGCGACGACCGTTCCGGGTCACTCCTTCGTCGTGCTGGAGTGA
- a CDS encoding LON peptidase substrate-binding domain-containing protein: protein MDDDMHARSDDIYELPMFPLGSVVLPGDDVPLHVFEPRYRAMVQHCLDTESHFGVALIERGHEVGGGDVRGVAAVSTRIDRALPTPDGRFVLECRGVDRIRVLEWLPDDPYPRARVTAWPDLPAGDESLDEVYDLVQERTDRLFEILTGIARSRDLPTPEAPRVDADGTRSGAEVWEFASSLPLGSSDRAKVLAAETVGRRLHVLATALEDVIAIAEFSALPDL from the coding sequence GTGGACGACGACATGCACGCCCGGTCCGACGACATCTACGAGCTCCCGATGTTCCCGCTCGGCTCGGTGGTACTTCCGGGGGACGACGTGCCGTTGCACGTGTTCGAGCCCCGCTACCGCGCGATGGTGCAGCACTGCCTGGACACCGAGTCGCACTTCGGGGTGGCGCTCATCGAGCGAGGCCACGAGGTCGGCGGCGGGGACGTGCGCGGCGTGGCCGCAGTGTCGACCCGGATCGACCGCGCCCTCCCCACACCGGACGGGCGCTTCGTGCTCGAGTGCCGCGGAGTCGACCGGATCCGCGTGCTGGAGTGGCTGCCGGACGATCCGTACCCGCGGGCGCGTGTCACCGCCTGGCCCGATCTCCCGGCGGGCGACGAGTCGCTGGACGAGGTGTACGACCTCGTGCAGGAGCGCACCGACCGGCTGTTCGAGATCCTGACCGGCATCGCACGCTCGCGTGATCTGCCCACACCCGAGGCGCCGCGTGTCGACGCGGACGGAACGCGCTCCGGCGCCGAGGTCTGGGAGTTCGCGTCGTCCCTGCCGCTCGGCTCGTCCGATCGCGCGAAGGTGCTCGCGGCAGAAACGGTCGGACGACGACTCCACGTCCTCGCGACCGCTCTCGAGGACGTCATCGCGATCGCCGAGTTCTCCGCGCTGCCCGATCTCTGA
- the pgm gene encoding phosphoglucomutase (alpha-D-glucose-1,6-bisphosphate-dependent), translated as MAHERAGQRAQASDLVDLSHLVTAYYSVKPDVENPDQQVVFGTSGHRGSSLDGAFNEDHIVATTQAIVEYRSAQGTTGPLFLGRDTHALSEPAWVTAVEVLAANDVAVLVDSADRYTPTPAVSHAILRHNASGPSVLADGIVVTPSHNPPRDGGFKYNPPNGGPADSDATSVIAARANEILRSGVSSVKRVSLASALAGSVQKYDFLTTYVDDLPSVVDIDAIRSAGVRIGADPLGGASVDYWAAIAERHRLDLTVVNPLVDATWRFMTLDTDGKIRMDCSSPNAMASLIGARHDYDVSTGNDADADRHGIVTPDGGLMNPNHYLAVAIDYLFSHRPGWPAEAAVGKTLVSSSMIDRVVASLGRALLEVPVGFKWFVPGLVSGEIGFGGEESAGASFLRTDGSVWTTDKDGIILALLASEITAVTGKTPSTRYRELTEQFGDPSYARTDAPATREQKAVLAKLSAEQVTATTLAGEDITATLTSAPGNGAALGGLKVTTDSAWFAARPSGTEDVYKIYAESFRGADHLAEVQSAARDLVSSVLTGE; from the coding sequence GTGGCTCACGAGCGAGCGGGACAACGGGCACAGGCATCGGATCTGGTCGATCTGTCGCATCTGGTGACGGCCTACTACAGCGTGAAGCCGGACGTCGAGAATCCCGATCAGCAGGTGGTCTTCGGTACCTCCGGACATCGTGGATCGTCCCTGGACGGCGCCTTCAACGAAGACCACATCGTGGCCACGACACAGGCCATCGTGGAGTACCGGTCCGCGCAGGGCACCACGGGACCGCTCTTCCTCGGTCGCGACACCCACGCGCTCTCCGAGCCCGCGTGGGTCACCGCCGTGGAAGTTCTCGCCGCCAACGACGTTGCGGTGCTGGTGGATTCGGCAGACCGCTACACGCCCACCCCGGCGGTGAGCCACGCGATCCTGCGTCACAATGCCTCGGGTCCGTCGGTGCTCGCGGACGGCATCGTCGTCACGCCGTCCCACAACCCGCCGCGCGACGGCGGTTTCAAGTACAACCCGCCGAACGGTGGACCCGCCGACAGCGACGCCACCTCCGTGATCGCGGCGCGCGCCAACGAGATCCTGCGCTCCGGTGTGTCGTCCGTGAAGCGCGTGTCCCTGGCGTCGGCACTGGCCGGGTCCGTGCAGAAGTACGACTTCCTCACCACCTACGTCGACGATCTCCCGTCCGTCGTCGACATCGATGCCATCCGGTCCGCGGGTGTGCGCATCGGCGCCGATCCGCTGGGCGGTGCGAGCGTCGACTACTGGGCGGCGATCGCCGAGCGGCACCGCCTCGATCTGACCGTGGTCAACCCGCTCGTCGACGCGACATGGCGGTTCATGACCCTGGACACCGACGGCAAGATCCGGATGGACTGCTCGTCGCCCAACGCGATGGCGTCGTTGATCGGCGCCCGGCACGACTACGACGTGTCGACGGGCAACGACGCCGATGCGGACCGGCACGGCATCGTCACCCCCGACGGCGGACTGATGAACCCGAACCACTACCTCGCGGTGGCGATCGACTACCTGTTCTCGCACCGGCCGGGATGGCCCGCCGAGGCGGCGGTCGGCAAGACCCTCGTCAGTTCCTCGATGATCGACCGCGTCGTGGCCTCGCTCGGTCGCGCCCTGCTCGAGGTGCCCGTGGGGTTCAAGTGGTTCGTGCCCGGTCTCGTCTCCGGTGAGATCGGGTTCGGCGGCGAGGAGAGCGCCGGCGCCTCGTTCCTGCGGACGGACGGATCCGTCTGGACCACCGACAAGGACGGCATCATCCTGGCCCTGCTCGCCTCCGAGATCACCGCGGTGACCGGGAAGACACCGTCGACCCGCTACCGGGAGCTCACCGAGCAGTTCGGTGACCCGTCCTACGCACGCACCGATGCGCCCGCGACGCGCGAGCAGAAGGCCGTGTTGGCGAAGCTGTCGGCGGAGCAGGTCACCGCGACCACCCTGGCGGGGGAGGACATCACCGCCACGCTCACCTCGGCTCCCGGCAACGGGGCGGCTCTGGGCGGACTCAAGGTCACCACGGACAGCGCCTGGTTCGCCGCTCGGCCGTCGGGTACGGAGGACGTCTACAAGATCTACGCCGAGTCCTTCCGCGGTGCGGATCACCTCGCCGAGGTGCAGAGCGCCGCACGCGATCTCGTGTCGTCCGTCCTGACCGGGGAGTGA
- a CDS encoding MFS transporter — protein sequence MSAAAGAGAGTRGTAPDPTRDIWILVSAAFVIALGFGIVAPALPGFALAFGVDEFAVTVIISAFAATRLIFAPASGSLVQRIGERRVYLTGLVVVAVSTGLCALAQTYWQLLLFRSLGGIGSTMFTVSALGLLIRIAPPDRRGRVSGMYASSFLAGTVLGPFVGGIVLGVGGLRAPFVFYAVTLVAAAAVVAVGLRTPAATTDADRDAAVVLRFADALRSPTYRSALLSNFANGWAVFGVRTAIVPLFVVAALGRSDSMAAVALAVFAVGNAVVLVPAGRWSDRYGRKPFLVAGLLLCGASTATMGISGSTEVFLVITFVAGLGSGLITPTQQAAVADMIGSRARGGPVLAAFQMAMDVGSVIGPLVAGVLVTELSYAAAFGTSGAILLIAAVGWMVVPDTRSGRVSLTGKPSAVTIDPDGVSGGADTDEGSDGVGRRDGE from the coding sequence GTGAGCGCCGCAGCAGGGGCCGGTGCCGGGACGCGGGGGACCGCCCCCGATCCCACCCGCGACATCTGGATCCTCGTCTCGGCCGCGTTCGTCATCGCACTCGGCTTCGGCATCGTCGCGCCCGCGCTCCCGGGGTTCGCGCTCGCCTTCGGGGTCGACGAGTTCGCGGTCACCGTCATCATCAGTGCCTTCGCGGCGACACGGCTGATCTTCGCGCCCGCCAGCGGATCGCTCGTGCAGCGCATCGGCGAGCGCCGGGTCTACCTCACCGGTCTCGTCGTCGTCGCGGTGTCGACCGGGTTGTGCGCACTGGCCCAGACGTACTGGCAACTCCTCCTCTTCCGGTCGCTCGGCGGTATCGGGTCCACCATGTTCACCGTGTCCGCGCTGGGACTGCTCATCCGGATCGCCCCGCCCGATCGCCGCGGGCGCGTCTCCGGCATGTACGCGTCGAGCTTCCTGGCCGGCACAGTCCTGGGCCCGTTCGTGGGCGGCATCGTGCTCGGTGTCGGAGGTCTGCGGGCGCCGTTCGTCTTCTACGCCGTGACGCTGGTCGCGGCCGCCGCCGTCGTCGCGGTGGGCCTGCGAACACCCGCCGCGACCACCGATGCCGATCGGGACGCGGCGGTGGTGCTGCGGTTCGCCGACGCCCTGCGCTCCCCGACGTACCGGTCGGCCCTGCTGTCCAACTTCGCCAACGGATGGGCGGTGTTCGGCGTGCGCACGGCCATCGTGCCGCTGTTCGTCGTCGCCGCGCTCGGACGCAGCGATTCCATGGCCGCCGTGGCCCTCGCGGTGTTCGCGGTGGGCAACGCGGTGGTGTTGGTGCCGGCGGGGCGATGGTCCGATCGGTACGGGCGCAAGCCGTTCCTCGTCGCCGGGCTCCTGCTGTGCGGCGCATCGACCGCGACCATGGGCATCTCGGGATCGACGGAGGTGTTCCTCGTGATCACCTTCGTCGCCGGGCTCGGGTCCGGGCTGATCACGCCGACCCAGCAGGCGGCGGTGGCCGACATGATCGGCTCCCGCGCCCGCGGAGGCCCCGTCCTCGCCGCATTCCAGATGGCCATGGACGTGGGCTCGGTCATCGGGCCGCTGGTCGCCGGTGTACTCGTGACGGAACTCTCCTACGCGGCCGCGTTCGGGACCTCGGGTGCCATCCTGCTGATCGCCGCGGTCGGCTGGATGGTGGTACCCGACACGCGGTCCGGGCGGGTGTCGCTGACCGGGAAGCCCAGCGCGGTGACGATCGATCCGGACGGCGTCTCAGGCGGTGCCGACACCGATGAGGGATCCGACGGCGTAGGTCGCCGCGACGGCGAGTGA
- a CDS encoding VIT1/CCC1 transporter family protein — MEPRDPQASAVPVEGGPGLPHDIDHTHADVSGGWLRAATFGAMDGLVTNTSLIAGVGGAGVSTHTLVLSGIAGLVAGAFSMALGEFTSVSTQNEQIDAEVSTERAAFTKYPEAEQAELVGMLTDMGMSTETATVAAREIHTDADRAVDLHISRELGVDPTEKPSPWVAAGSSFVLFSIGAIIPIIPFLLGSDVLALGLACGAVGLMIAGALAAHFTSRSTVVGALRQLLFGSLAVAATYAVGSLIGVGTA; from the coding sequence ATCGAGCCCCGTGATCCGCAGGCGTCCGCCGTGCCCGTCGAGGGAGGGCCCGGCCTGCCCCACGACATCGATCACACTCACGCCGACGTCTCGGGAGGCTGGCTCCGGGCCGCCACGTTCGGGGCCATGGACGGACTGGTGACCAACACCTCGCTCATCGCGGGTGTCGGCGGTGCGGGCGTCTCGACGCACACGCTGGTCCTCAGCGGCATCGCCGGCCTCGTCGCGGGGGCGTTCTCGATGGCACTCGGCGAGTTCACGTCCGTGTCCACGCAGAACGAGCAGATCGATGCCGAGGTGAGCACCGAGCGCGCCGCGTTCACGAAGTACCCGGAGGCCGAACAGGCGGAGTTGGTGGGCATGCTCACCGACATGGGCATGTCGACCGAGACGGCCACGGTCGCCGCGCGCGAGATCCACACGGACGCCGATCGTGCCGTGGATCTGCACATCTCGCGGGAGTTGGGTGTCGACCCCACCGAGAAGCCGTCACCGTGGGTGGCGGCCGGATCGTCCTTCGTCCTGTTCTCGATCGGCGCGATCATTCCGATCATTCCGTTCCTGCTGGGGTCGGACGTCCTCGCCCTCGGGCTCGCGTGCGGCGCCGTGGGCCTCATGATCGCGGGCGCGCTCGCCGCACACTTCACCTCGCGGTCGACCGTCGTCGGAGCGCTCCGCCAACTACTGTTCGGCTCACTCGCCGTCGCGGCGACCTACGCCGTCGGATCCCTCATCGGTGTCGGCACCGCCTGA
- a CDS encoding DsbA family protein, with amino-acid sequence MNASKSSSSKSSSKYTPQKSSSTSTYVLGGLALLVIAAVVIGGVLWQNSRSQPRADGYGSVQNAAVTSSVDDDGVVRLGLPEATRTVDIYEDAMCPYCAELENTYGQELAQKIDEGTIAVRYHMLDFLNQLSPSGDYSTRAAAASQCVAATGDGPAYSAFHSALFSPDFQPEEKGSADHTADELAARATEAGASDEAAQCITDGTRVADAATDAATGSAALAAAGARGTPTVIVDGAIVDTTTNSAWVSDLG; translated from the coding sequence GTGAATGCCTCGAAATCGTCGTCATCGAAATCGTCGAGCAAGTACACGCCACAGAAGTCGTCGAGCACGTCGACCTATGTTCTGGGCGGTCTCGCTCTCCTGGTCATCGCGGCCGTCGTCATCGGCGGAGTGTTGTGGCAGAACTCCCGCAGCCAGCCGCGCGCCGACGGATACGGGTCCGTGCAGAATGCGGCGGTCACCTCCTCGGTCGACGACGACGGCGTGGTGCGGCTGGGTCTCCCGGAGGCGACACGCACGGTCGACATCTATGAGGACGCGATGTGCCCGTACTGCGCCGAGTTGGAGAACACCTACGGCCAGGAACTCGCGCAGAAGATCGACGAGGGCACCATCGCGGTGCGCTATCACATGCTCGACTTCCTGAATCAGTTGTCGCCCAGCGGTGACTACAGCACCCGTGCGGCCGCCGCATCGCAGTGCGTCGCCGCCACGGGCGACGGGCCCGCCTACTCCGCATTCCACTCGGCCCTGTTCTCGCCGGACTTCCAGCCGGAGGAGAAGGGCAGCGCGGACCACACCGCCGACGAGCTCGCCGCCCGCGCCACGGAGGCGGGAGCCTCCGACGAGGCGGCACAGTGCATCACCGACGGAACGCGAGTGGCGGACGCCGCCACCGACGCTGCGACGGGCAGCGCGGCGCTCGCAGCTGCCGGTGCGCGAGGCACTCCCACCGTCATCGTGGACGGCGCGATCGTCGACACCACCACCAACTCCGCCTGGGTGTCCGATCTCGGCTGA